From Schaalia sp. ZJ405, one genomic window encodes:
- a CDS encoding citrate synthase, whose translation MNERPNALLNIGDKTVELPRTNASIGNDGIGVSRLMADGGVVALDPGFTNTASCASAVTYIDGDAGILRYRGYPIEQLAKNSSFLEVAYLLIYGELPTQTQLENFVMRVKNHRLLHENFRAFFTAFPHRGHPMAILQAGVAGMATYYEDTLDPRDPAQLDTAAVLLLAKLPTMISYIAKRAAGLPLTYPDAQRGYTEDFIQMTFGMPYQSHDIDPALVRALDMLLILHADHEQNCSTSTVRLVGSSQANLYASVAAGVGALAGPLHGGANEAVLRMLHQIRDTGDPVQVFVDKVKSKAEGVRLMGFGHRVYKNYDPRAAIVKETAHDVLSRLGKRDELLDIAMELEAIALSDDYFKERKLYPNVDFYTGLIYSAMGFTTKLFTPLFALGRLPGWIAQYVEMTKDPATKIGRPRQVYVGEVERDYVPLSRR comes from the coding sequence ATGAACGAACGCCCCAACGCTCTGCTGAACATCGGTGACAAAACGGTCGAACTCCCTCGAACGAATGCATCGATCGGAAATGACGGAATCGGAGTCTCGCGGCTCATGGCGGACGGGGGAGTCGTTGCGCTCGACCCCGGATTCACCAACACCGCCTCGTGTGCTTCGGCGGTGACATATATCGACGGTGATGCCGGTATCCTTCGTTACCGCGGATATCCCATTGAGCAGCTGGCCAAAAACTCCTCCTTCTTGGAGGTGGCCTACCTTCTCATCTACGGTGAACTCCCCACCCAAACTCAGCTCGAAAACTTCGTGATGCGGGTGAAGAATCACCGGCTTCTCCACGAAAACTTCCGCGCATTCTTCACTGCCTTCCCCCATCGCGGACACCCGATGGCGATTCTCCAAGCCGGTGTTGCCGGAATGGCGACGTACTACGAAGACACGCTGGACCCTCGTGATCCCGCACAGCTTGACACCGCTGCCGTCCTCTTGCTGGCAAAGCTCCCCACGATGATTTCCTACATCGCCAAACGTGCCGCAGGGTTGCCGCTGACCTACCCTGACGCCCAGCGCGGCTACACCGAAGATTTCATCCAAATGACCTTCGGTATGCCCTACCAGTCACACGACATTGATCCGGCGCTTGTGCGCGCCCTCGACATGCTGTTGATCCTCCACGCCGACCACGAGCAGAACTGCTCAACCTCAACGGTTCGGCTCGTGGGTTCCTCTCAGGCAAATCTCTATGCCTCCGTTGCCGCCGGCGTTGGCGCGCTCGCGGGCCCGCTTCACGGCGGGGCAAACGAAGCAGTGTTGCGGATGCTCCATCAGATCCGAGACACCGGGGACCCCGTTCAGGTATTCGTCGATAAGGTCAAGTCAAAGGCCGAGGGCGTTCGGCTCATGGGTTTTGGCCATCGCGTGTATAAGAACTACGATCCGCGCGCAGCGATCGTCAAAGAAACCGCTCACGACGTGCTGTCCCGTCTGGGCAAACGCGACGAGCTTCTCGACATCGCGATGGAACTCGAAGCGATTGCCCTGTCTGATGACTACTTCAAGGAACGTAAGCTCTACCCCAACGTCGACTTCTACACGGGGCTGATCTATTCCGCGATGGGCTTTACAACGAAGCTCTTCACTCCGTTGTTTGCTCTGGGTCGTCTGCCCGGGTGGATCGCCCAGTATGTTGAAATGACGAAGGATCCCGCAACGAAGATCGGTCGTCCTCGACAGGTGTATGTCGGTGAGGTTGAACGTGACTACGTGCCGCTGAGTCGGCGGTAA
- the dapD gene encoding 2,3,4,5-tetrahydropyridine-2,6-dicarboxylate N-succinyltransferase — protein MDTTKAWGIGLATVTKDGQTLDVWYPRPHLGVMQPGDDADLLEKLSSMERVDEARGVHTTIVTCKSDLEDRPNSTAGTYLRLHLLSHRLVRPNTINLDGIFSRLPTVVWTSQGPCSVTDFEETRLRLRASLGHPVTVQGVDKFPPMVNYVVPKGVRIADGAKVRLGAYLAEGTTVMHAGFVNYNAGTLGRSMVEGRIAQGVVIDDGSDVGGGASTMGTLSGNSGDSAVRLGKRCLLGANSGLGIPLGDDCVVEAGLYLTAGARVALMESGGVLPGSNGLFAEPRTVFARDLSGASNILFRRNSQSGRIEALARGGKSIEL, from the coding sequence ATGGACACGACCAAGGCATGGGGCATCGGCCTCGCAACAGTAACCAAAGACGGCCAAACACTAGACGTCTGGTACCCCCGCCCGCACCTGGGAGTCATGCAACCCGGCGACGATGCCGACTTGCTTGAAAAGCTCTCCAGCATGGAACGCGTCGACGAGGCGCGCGGCGTACATACCACTATCGTCACCTGCAAATCCGATCTCGAGGATCGGCCAAATTCCACCGCGGGAACCTACCTGCGGCTCCACCTCCTCTCACATCGGCTGGTCAGACCGAACACCATTAACCTTGACGGGATCTTCTCCCGGCTCCCCACCGTTGTGTGGACATCGCAAGGTCCGTGCTCGGTCACAGACTTCGAGGAAACGCGCCTGAGACTGCGCGCTTCCCTCGGGCACCCCGTCACCGTTCAAGGCGTTGACAAGTTCCCACCGATGGTCAACTACGTTGTTCCCAAGGGAGTGCGAATCGCTGACGGTGCAAAGGTTCGCCTCGGCGCATACCTTGCTGAAGGCACCACAGTCATGCACGCCGGGTTCGTCAACTACAACGCTGGCACCCTGGGACGTTCAATGGTTGAGGGACGCATCGCGCAGGGAGTTGTCATTGATGACGGGTCCGACGTTGGCGGCGGCGCGTCAACAATGGGAACTCTCTCAGGTAACTCCGGCGATTCCGCCGTTCGTCTAGGAAAGCGGTGCCTCCTGGGCGCGAACTCCGGTTTGGGTATCCCCCTCGGCGATGACTGCGTCGTCGAAGCCGGCCTCTACCTCACCGCGGGTGCGAGGGTTGCGCTCATGGAATCCGGCGGCGTTCTACCCGGCTCCAATGGACTCTTCGCCGAGCCGAGAACCGTTTTTGCCCGAGATCTTTCCGGCGCATCAAATATCCTCTTCCGCCGCAACTCCCAGTCCGGTCGAATCGAAGCACTGGCCCGCGGAGGCAAATCAATCGAACTCTAG
- a CDS encoding Maf family protein, producing MRLILASKSPARRATLISAGITPIIRVSHVDEDAVLARAIDAAQKSTPDSHDHTRQTHPRLSPAQQVTLLAQAKCEAVVNDICTPTSRDDSTPDELPAGKLLVVGCDSMLEMNGEMLGKPHTPEVARARIRAMSGKSGTLWTGHYAALLGSRDGSLHQLVGTSVRASHTVVNFTDMSDEEIDAYVDSGEPLAVAGSFTIDGLGGPFIRGVEGDHHAVVGISLPLLREMATELGIFWPDLWDHRRTN from the coding sequence ATGCGTTTGATTCTTGCCTCAAAGTCCCCGGCGCGGCGAGCAACCCTCATCAGCGCCGGAATCACACCCATCATCCGTGTCTCCCACGTTGACGAGGACGCGGTCCTTGCCCGGGCAATCGACGCTGCGCAGAAATCCACCCCCGACAGCCATGACCACACCCGGCAGACACACCCTCGCCTATCACCCGCCCAGCAGGTGACTCTCCTGGCACAGGCCAAGTGCGAAGCCGTTGTCAACGACATCTGCACGCCAACAAGCCGGGATGACTCCACCCCGGATGAACTTCCCGCAGGAAAACTGCTCGTCGTGGGATGCGACTCGATGCTGGAAATGAACGGAGAAATGCTGGGAAAGCCCCACACCCCTGAGGTTGCGCGTGCACGCATCCGCGCGATGAGCGGAAAATCTGGCACACTCTGGACCGGCCACTATGCCGCGCTTCTGGGCAGCCGGGATGGTTCACTACATCAGCTTGTGGGCACAAGCGTTCGGGCGTCCCACACCGTCGTCAACTTCACCGATATGAGCGACGAAGAAATTGACGCCTACGTTGACTCGGGCGAGCCCCTCGCAGTTGCCGGATCATTCACCATTGACGGCCTCGGCGGTCCTTTCATCCGTGGAGTTGAAGGTGATCACCACGCAGTCGTGGGAATCTCCCTTCCGCTTCTGCGCGAAATGGCCACTGAACTTGGCATTTTCTGGCCTGACCTGTGGGATCATCGTCGAACCAACTGA
- a CDS encoding adenylate/guanylate cyclase domain-containing protein codes for MSAETPTAHDQRPVAPSEDDFHLTAPSYVLSLLGGPKIFSAEDIAEHTDMSIEQVRDLCTAMGFAYSEPSASVFTQRDLDVFQEWTAFVQSGAIDEATSRSLIRANSHHADRLSLWQVEALVEDAVRRLDLDDTTARLYVLDHMRDSIAVFQKMFIHSWQRQMEDLLSRLDREVSQRGHENAKARFPLNRSLGFVDMVSYTSSSTILGDALVGLIEKFEDACRTAVTEAGGRVVKMIGDAVLFIADDLPTGLRVVTSLIERLNADDEILPVRASFVRGDVFSRSGDVFGPTVNLASRLVDIAPVGQILTDPTTATAVAAGKGGEGYALEEFPVAELRGFGAVSPYLLARID; via the coding sequence ATGAGCGCGGAAACTCCGACTGCGCACGATCAGCGACCTGTGGCACCCTCGGAAGACGATTTTCATCTGACGGCTCCAAGCTATGTTCTCAGCCTTCTCGGGGGGCCAAAGATCTTCTCGGCTGAGGATATTGCCGAACACACCGATATGTCGATTGAGCAGGTTCGAGACCTGTGCACGGCGATGGGTTTTGCGTATTCGGAGCCATCCGCGAGTGTTTTTACCCAGCGGGATCTCGACGTGTTCCAGGAATGGACAGCATTTGTTCAGTCCGGGGCAATTGATGAAGCGACCTCGCGATCACTCATTCGAGCGAACTCACACCACGCAGATCGGCTGAGTCTGTGGCAGGTTGAAGCACTTGTCGAGGACGCTGTTCGCCGGCTGGACCTCGATGACACGACGGCGCGACTCTACGTGCTTGATCATATGCGTGACAGTATCGCCGTGTTCCAAAAAATGTTCATCCATTCGTGGCAACGCCAGATGGAAGACCTCCTGTCGCGGCTTGATCGTGAAGTGTCGCAACGCGGTCACGAGAATGCGAAGGCACGTTTCCCACTTAATCGGTCTCTCGGCTTCGTTGACATGGTGTCGTACACATCCTCGTCCACAATCCTTGGTGATGCGCTCGTGGGGCTGATTGAAAAGTTCGAGGATGCGTGCAGGACCGCGGTCACGGAGGCGGGTGGTCGCGTTGTCAAGATGATTGGTGATGCCGTCCTCTTCATTGCCGATGATCTCCCCACGGGACTGCGCGTTGTGACGTCCCTGATCGAGCGGCTCAATGCGGATGATGAAATCCTGCCTGTGCGTGCGTCTTTTGTTCGGGGCGACGTCTTCTCCCGTTCCGGTGATGTCTTCGGCCCCACGGTTAACCTGGCATCGCGTTTGGTGGACATTGCTCCGGTCGGCCAGATCTTGACAGATCCAACAACCGCAACGGCAGTGGCGGCAGGCAAGGGCGGTGAGGGGTATGCGCTTGAGGAGTTCCCAGTTGCGGAACTTCGTGGTTTTGGAGCGGTTTCACCGTATCTTTTAGCGCGCATCGACTGA